In the Ricinus communis isolate WT05 ecotype wild-type chromosome 3, ASM1957865v1, whole genome shotgun sequence genome, aaaattattaaaaagaagaaggaagaagaagaagaagcagcaGCAAAATGGGGATAAGATTCATATTAATGGTAAACAAACAAGGCCAAACACGTTTAGCTCAATACTACGAATGGCTAACCCTCGAAGAACGCCGTGCCCTCGAGGGCGAAATCGTGCGCAAATGCCTCGCTCGCAACGATCAACAGGTTCTCTCTCTTCAGTTACCTCTAATTACGTAACACATATTCGATTAACCTCCGATCTTCTATAACCAACATTATATTTGCTGCTAATCCTTATTTAATTCTCTTCAGCATAGCTTAGGTCAATCAGAACAAATTTGATCACATTTGTTTCCTGATTGATGTTATTGTTGTAAATACTGAAATTACAGTGTTCTTTTGTGGAGCATCGCAACTACAAAATTGTTTATAGGCGCTACGCATCCTTATTTTTCCTGGTTGGCGTCGACAATGatgaagtaattttttttttttccttttttaaatttaagaattgtGCTTTTCTTGTTTGGAATGTTCAAATATGCTAGAACTCAAAATGCCTTTGGAAAAAATCAAgacattttgaaagaaaagaaaccatGCCTCAAATGACATGATTTTGCAAGTATTCAATTCATATGATTTATCCCAAATGGGGCTTAGATGTTTTCGCTTCCCCTGATTTTTCTAAATCCTCATGTAATTGGatgttctttctctttcttgtaCAGAATGAGCTAGCAATTTTGGAATTCATACATCTGTTGGTGGAAACCATGGACCGCCATTTCGGCAATGTGGTAAGTTTCTTGTATAATATTGTGTATCACCAACCTTCTGTCTCTGTTCTCCTGCATACCTTTAGGTTACCATTTTCTTCAATGAGAAATGTTTATTTGTTTCTACAGTGCGAGTTAGACATCATGTTCCATTTAGAAAAGGCGCATTTCATGCTAGAGGAGATGGTCATGAATGGCTGCATTGTTGAGACAAGCAAGGCTAATATCCTTGCACCAATACAGCTGATGGACAAAACATCATAATAAGATGGGTTAAGTGCTTTCGTTTTGCTCTTGCATTCGGCATGGATTTGCATTTCTGTTCATGTTATTTGCCTGTTGTACAATAAGTTTATGAATGCATTAAAATTCTTATCTTGGTTAATGAAAAACTTGGTGTTGATATATTGGTACTACCGAACATGGTCTTCTACAgattctagtttctttaaaCTTGGTGAGCTGCTcgttttattaataattctatGATCTGGTCAAGGAGAAACTTACTTTCTGTAGCCAAGCAGAATCTAACTGGTAATCAAACAGTAGGTTCCCTATGCTTCTTTCCCATTCTATGGAAGAAAAGAGCCATGCTTTGTACAGCAATACATCTCAAAGAATGACACCATTTGCTGCCTTAGCTTGTGTAAAAGCTCTcctaatattatctttttgagGAATTCTAGACCCTCAAAGTAAGAGTTGAACTAAGATTTTCACACTGTCACTCTTTCTAAATCACCTGCTACGTAATAATTGCGCTTTCTGCTATCAGGATCAATATTATGTTTTACCTCTAGTTGTATCCTTTGGttaattgtattttcttatagGTTGTAGTATGCACTGATGGTGGCTAAGTTTCTCTCT is a window encoding:
- the LOC8265117 gene encoding AP-4 complex subunit sigma: MGIRFILMVNKQGQTRLAQYYEWLTLEERRALEGEIVRKCLARNDQQCSFVEHRNYKIVYRRYASLFFLVGVDNDENELAILEFIHLLVETMDRHFGNVCELDIMFHLEKAHFMLEEMVMNGCIVETSKANILAPIQLMDKTS